The genomic DNA ACATTATCAAAATATGATTTATCTGTTGGCATGGATAAGTGATATTATTTGTTATTTAACGATTAATTTCTATAAATTATAAGTCCTATTCCTACAGCAATTAGTGCAATTGTAAAATAAATAATTGCCATTACTAATCTGCCGGACAGTTTGTTATTGGTTAAATTACTTAAGTTTTGTAAAGATTTTTTATCGGCTTTATCTAACAAAAATCGTTCTTTAATAAAAGCATTAAATACTAGAGCTATTATAAAAATACTAGCTAAGATTTTTTTTATAGGTATGTTGCTAAAAAAGTCTTCCACTTTAGCTAATAAATTAGGTGCTAATTATATAATTCTGGGTTATAAGTAAAATAACCAAATAAGCATATTATAATACCAATAAGCATAATGAGGCCGTAAACAATTCGTACAGTTTTTCTACCAAATGCATTAATAAAATAGGCGATATTAAAATAGCCACCACCAGGTTCTACAACCCAATCCCAATCTAATATTAAACCTATAATAATAAACAAAAAAACACCTGCGCCTAATAAGTAGCCGTATTGCGGATTAGATGTCATTATCTCTGTAATTTGTTCCATATTATTGTTTTATTTTTTTAGTTAGTTTTCCAGATTTTTCGATGTGCTCTTTCCATTGTTCTCCAAAAATGGGTTTCATATCCGTATCCATTTGCGCATCGCTTAAAAATGAGTTTCTATTATAATCTTTTAGTAATTGTAATACTATTAATGGATAGGTTGATGATTTTACTAAATCTGTACCTAAAGCTTCTTTTAAATTATAAGCTTGCAAATGGTATTGTGTGGCTTCGTTTTTTAAACTCATTTTATTAGCCATGTAACCTGCTAATCTTAACGATTCGCATTGCATTAAATAGTCTTTAGCTATTGCGTAAGCTTTTGCAGCTTCTTCATAGTCGTTTAATGCGTTATTTTTTTGTTTTTTTAATTGGTATAGCGCACCTCTACCTAAGTGTGTTTGTCCCACAAGTCTATACGCCATTTCTGGTTTTATTAAACCTTTAGATTTTACAGCTGTTTCTACCGCTTTATCTGCAAAA from Lacinutrix sp. 5H-3-7-4 includes the following:
- a CDS encoding immunity 17 family protein — encoded protein: MEQITEIMTSNPQYGYLLGAGVFLFIIIGLILDWDWVVEPGGGYFNIAYFINAFGRKTVRIVYGLIMLIGIIICLFGYFTYNPELYN